One genomic segment of Ipomoea triloba cultivar NCNSP0323 chromosome 9, ASM357664v1 includes these proteins:
- the LOC116030406 gene encoding kinesin-like protein KIN-12D → MLRDFKFLRRNADKNPQLEETENVPVNPSDSLGSQISNVDSSRPPLNTIQQKSMVDHEVGARVAKVARTPSTIQEKSVVDQEVGVRAARIDRTPTKSKSGRYSDSTMPLKTPERQKNRFGWAQRSDMSSIELKDEVKLDGTANGGPSRTMANMGTPRSTRTVARANSSYSECNSTQSTPTKSVSKPPNPGFCLASGSRPPANGGARMANYMALSKGVPISCNTSTVVNTVDVPHFELKEDPSFWMEHNVQVLIRVRPLNGMERSNNGYNRCLKQESAQCITWIGQPETRFTFDHVACESVDQETLFRMAGLPMVENCLSGYNSCVFAYGQTGSGKTYTMLGEIEELEVRPSPNRGMTPRIFEFLFTRIRAEEESRREERLKYSCKCSFLEIYNEQITDLLDPSSTNLMLREDITKGVYVENLSEFEVQTVGDILKLLSQGSSNRRVAATNMNRESSRSHSVFTCVIESSWEKDSASNFRFARLNLVDLAGSERQKTSGAEGERLKEAANINKSLSTLGHVIMVLVDIAHGRPRHIPYRDSRLTFLLQDSLGGNSKTMMIANVSPSICCAAETLNTLKFAQRAKLIQNNAVVNEDSSADVAALQHQIRLLKEELSTLKRQNISRSLSFGAACTGDQREEESKNSLTLSTKQFKSLETTLAGALRREQMAETSIKQLEAENEQLNRLVRQREEDTRCTKMMLKFREDKIQRMESLLNGLTPADTYLLEENRALAEELQLIRAKVDKNPEVTRFALENIRLLEQLRRFQDFYEEGERNMLLSEVSELRDQLRLSLDGNLKLHNHFDINIPSQESIHVSKENNSLRRELKETLSQLEECRSNLNSCLDKNAELRREITDLRASLGGMGSSILDNDSGVEVIKESISEAPPLNYQSAIIAHEEKPNISCDKMLNWSEKIMDLQLELDLLKVLLQEEKSSHNEAEERALSLNRDLESSKDQILFITKQYKDVQEELKEAKSIIEALESQQILAINEVEDLRNSNNRYAELVQKQELEISSLKEKTCSQELRDLSFPKVLESEDTPLQAKLKKMHISLEKAKTLNKWYQSDRALQTSNAEEMDEIRTQVEVETAEVIVCLQEELSLLQQEVQASHLKETESLDRLSQLQCEIKELEEKNYLITEDNRTLRGAFEEKERELQSLLEELEQVSDEMETILGGGQVALKDASDQLDLISTSFPQNQASRISDHFGRMVKYIFEKDLLIEDLNRSLEDALNKRNDVESMLRSLRGAALVMTEAHQQQCSEKDREIILLTSQLNSKVQAVSEYKNKVKHVEDQLRETSTCATAAFVVVNWLSELQSSCIDAFKQKEVKLGEYLEANMQEHNIFCNQSSIIRKEAEQQIESLKLELQALEETCSGLRLELSEQQRHASAMQQKLEELEVNDIMETMETLEELKTGVSVVSSCMNEHVERHGRPKRDTTNEDPSHFSVKEECEIRTGANAKQPVDSCKDVETEQKDPSFEIQKNIAGQKTPHGRDATIALLKKEIVSALDSLKKVQAEMARLHNEKEEVCKAEKQSRESIESLFIPIVALGTSVENFEQEVKLKMEEVDEKLQQVEYAVQEYRNSWFEQNELMEAELGDAKAIAIQKTTEASCILAKFVEVQDTMKDADIMINELMIANEALKLENKELKKKEVKLTNERDILENENHCLQSANDLKDLYAGKLEKGFESDLSMVKQQVLELEDIISQANSCWMEEFISMASDVLNIKSDLHDTTELMRSWIEDIWSEIIVKDCAVSTFHLCHSGILLEAVNGFNAENGLLHHGLCESNSVITELREHNFKARQELEMCRTLKGKLLADIKGSFDRISRKEGETSELTLKLATFEKKIIDLQFQEELMLKRSDHLGSELAELIKEMHLSNQNVLATLVDRERLLQEKEEAMKSAEEDFIMKLVVKDFEVFILSMKLQEMAVLISNFEKTNRSYCEVAENLKREMILYSLDVSINESILVDKEIEVSFLKGKVEGAEEQEQKLVLELNEKNSTIAHFNDINKALEQDVHSLRDIACSNEKLKTELCEVVGTKITLSSQVQKLNSELEKVIEELKIKESDLEVSSSRISDLDQQNQMLQNRILLQEEASCRLQKELEMKDAEVVKISCLGKDNDALQGELRGLKAEYGVLVQDLEVMRAELESSLNSKRVISAESDRLRDAICSLENHVCNNDILINRVFSVFLKNFDKQEGEFHKICEEVGNASRFLGEFELLENLAKEIVSQNSSLGNELLRKDDILKGLLFDLSLLQESASNTKDQKDKIENLVASLNVLESELEKKSRELDEIVSRDIKLEAQLLENKSIISDLESDVSRKSEDVELLSRKNNELLASINDVLEEKTLMEEELTEQRKVSENLENELSEMGSALLEMNNSIESLRRNLNLVTCEKDDLSGELLALKKKLEMAQVLAEENEAVALEAKELAEIRKLYAEEKEEEVKLLERSIEELDCTVNVLENKVGIIKEEAERQRLQREELEMELHNVKQQMLGVKSSDADAKRNLDEKEKNLLEASQRIQILEKEIALRDAEIAQCKGHISELNLHAEAQASEYKEKFKTLEAMAEKVKLDVHATQGSTSSSNKLEKNALKPRGSGSPFKCIGIGLVQQLKSERDEDLTAEKHRIEELEALAASRQKEIFMLNSRLAAAESMTHDVIRDLLGLKLDMNSYATLLDNHQVQMLAEKAQLHNVDAVAKEQEVNKLKQQLNEFIEERKGWLEEIERKQAEMMAAKVALEKLHERDQMLTTENEMIKMENINHKKRVMELEAEVKKLSGQQNLHQRIHHHAKIKEENNTLKNENDDLTFKLRKTEAILARVREELAHFRASNGRSPHFNFEEEQRLEIKLKEREEEKLQLAQKLLGLCSSVLKAAGIKRQTSEVNLPMAEEALEQLKNRVDSLERELHDVKLKNKMSNERQRLSELMPQTSARSSMADENGQNPNRSPFLTALDR, encoded by the exons ATGTTGAGGGACTTCAAATTCTTGCGTCGAAATGCTGATAAAAATCCGCAATTGGAGGAAACCGAGAATGTGCCAGTGAACCCCAGCGACTCACTGGGTTCTCAGATTAGTAATGTGGATTCATCCAGACCTCCCTTGAACACAATTCAACAGAAGAGTATGGTGGATCACGAAGTAGGTGCTAGGGTTGCTAAAGTAGCTAGAACACCCAGCACAATTCAAGAAAAGAGTGTTGTAGATCAAGAAGTGGGTGTTAGGGCTGCTAGAATAGATAGAACACCAACAAAGTCCAAGTCTGGCAGATATTCCGATTCAACAATGCCACTTAAAACTCCAGAAAGGCAGAAAAACCGATTTGGGTGGGCTCAGAGAAGTGATATGAGCTCAATAGAGTTGAAGGATGAAGTAAAGCTTGATGGTACTGCCAATGGGGGTCCATCAAGGACAATGGCAAATATGGGTACTCCTCGATCTACTAGGACAGTTGCTCGGGCGAACTCAAGCTACTCAGAGTGCAATTCTACTCAAAGCACACCAACTAAGAGCGTGAGTAAGCCACCAAATCCTGGTTTTTGTTTAGCTAGTGGCTCTAGGCCTCCTGCTAATGGAGGTGCTCGAATGGCCAATTACATGGCACTGTCCAAGGGGGTTCCAATTAGCTGTAATACATCTACTGTTGTTAATACCGTTGATGTACCACATTTTGAACTCAAGGAAGATCCATCTTTCTGGATGGAGCACAATGTACAG GTATTGATACGTGTGAGACCTCTCAATGGCATGGAGAGAAGTAATAATGGATATAATAGGTGCTTGAAGCAGGAAAGTGCACAATGCATCACCTGGATAGGACAGCCTGAAACTCGGTTCACCTTTGATCATGTTGCATGTGAATCAGTAGACCAG GAAACACTTTTCAGAATGGCTGGTTTACCAATGGTAGAAAACTGTTTGTCTGGATACAATAGCTGCGTTTTTGCATATGGACAG ACTGGAAGTGGGAAGACATATACAATGCTTGGTGAAATTGAAGAGCTAGAAGTCAGGCCAAGTCCCAATCGTGGAATGACACCACGCATATTTGAATTCTTGTTTACAAGGATAAGAGCG GAAGAGGAAAGTCGAAGGGAAGAGAGGTTAAAGTATAGCTGCAAATGCTCATTCCTAGAGATTTATAATGAACAAATTACAGATCTTCTTGATCCTTCATCCACAAATTTGATG TTGCGTGAAGATATCACAAAGGGTGTGTATGTTGAAAATCTCTCTGAATTTGAGGTTCAAACAGTTGGCGATATTCTTAAGCTTTTGAGTCAG GGTTCTTCTAATAGGAGAGTTGCTGCAACAAACATGAATAGAGAAAGTAGCCGCTCCCACAGTGTCTTTACCTGTGTAATTGAGAGTAGTTGGGAAAAAGATTCCGCCTCCAACTTTCGTTTTGCAAGGCTGAATCTGGTTGATCTTGCTGGTTCTGAAAG GCAAAAGACTTCTGGTGCTGAGGGTGAACGTCTAAAGGAGGCTGCAAATATCAACAAATCCTTATCAACACTAGG TCACGTGATAATGGTTCTAGTTGACATTGCACATGGGAGACCGAGGCATATTCCTTACAGAGATTCAAGATTGACATTTCTTCTTCAG GACTCACTAGGGGGGAACTCAAAGACAATGATGATAGCCAATGTTAGCCCTTCCATATG TTGTGCTGCTGAAACACTCAACACACTGAAGTTCGCTCAGCGAGCAAAACTCATTCAGAATAAT GCTGTTGTGAATGAAGACTCATCAGCAGATGTTGCAGCACTACAGCATCAGATAAGACTTCTGAAG GAGGAACTTTCTACTCTAAAACGTCAGAACATTTCCCGCTCTTTGTCATTTGGTGCAGCATGTACTGGAGACCAAAGGGAAGAAGAATCCAAAAACAGCCTGACACTATCAACTAAACAG TTCAAATCATTGGAGACTACACTTGCTGGAGCTTTGAGGAGGGAACAGATGGCTGAAACATCTATCAAACAGCTTGAAGCTGAAAATGAGCAACTGAACCGTCTG GTTCGCCAAAGAGAGGAAGATACCAGGTGCACAAAGATGATGCTGAAATTTAGGGAAGACAAAATTCAACGAATGGAATCTCTTCTCAATGGATTAACACCGGCAGATACGTATCTGCTGGAAGAAAACCGTGCACTTGCTGAAGAACTTCAGTTGATTCGTGCTAAAGTTGATAAAAATCCAGAAGTAACTCGCTTCGCTCTTGAAAATATTAGGCTTTTGGAACAACTCAGAAG ATTTCAAGACTTCTATGAAGAAGGAGAGAGAAATATGTTGTTATCTGAAGTGTCTGAATTGCGAGATCAG CTACGGCTGTCTCTTGATGGGAACTTGAAGCTGCAtaatcattttgatataaatattCCTTCTCAG GAATCTATTCATGTTAGTAAAGAAAACAACTCACTCCGCAGGGAG TTAAAAGAGACTCTCTCTCAGTTAGAAGAATGCAGGTCAAACCTGAACAGTTGCTTGGACAAAAATGCAGAACTCAGAAG AGAAATAACTGACTTACGTGCTTCACTTGGTGGCATGGGATCTTCAATTCTAGATAATGATAGTGGTGTTGAAGTTATAAAG gAGTCTATATCAGAAGCTCCTCCTCTCAATTACCAGTCAGCAATTATTGCTCATGAAGAGAAGCCAAATATAAGCTGTGATAAAATGCTTAACTGGTCAGAGAAAATCATGGATTTGCAATTAGAGTTGGACCTTCTAAAAGTTCTCCTCCAAGAAGAAAAGTCATCCCACAACGAAGCAGAGGAAAGAGCACTATCTTTGAACAGAGATCTAGAGTCATCAAAAGATCAGATTCTGTTTATAACAAAGCAATATAAAGATGTTCAGGAAGAACTCAAGGAAGCAAAATCCATTATTGAAGCTCTTGAGTCTCAACAAATTCTAGCAATTAATGAGGTAGAGGATCTTAGAAATAGTAACAATCGCTATGCAGAACTTGTGCAGAAACAGGAACTAGAGATCTCTTCTTTAAAGGAGAAAACCTGTTCTCAAGAACTGCGAGATCTCTCATTCCCTAAAGTCCTGGAAAGTGAAGATACTCCTTTACAAGCCAAGCTGAAAAAGATGCACATTTCTCTAGAGAAGGCAAAAACACTGAACAAATGGTACCAAAGTGACCGTGCTTTACAAACATCGAATGCAGAAGAAATGGATGAAATACGTACGCAGGTTGAGGTTGAAACTGCTGAAGTGATTGTTTGCCTGCAGGAAGAACTTTCTCTTCTTCAGCAGGAAGTCCAGGCCAGTCACTTGAAGGAAACGGAGAGCCTAGATAGGTTGTCTCAGTTACAGTGTGAAATTAAAGAACTTGAGGAAAAAAATTATCTGATTACTGAAGATAATAGAACATTAAGAGGAgcttttgaagaaaaagagagagaattacAGAGTCTGCTTGAAGAATTGGAGCAAGTTAGCGATGAGATGGAAACAATTCTTGGTGGGGGACAAGTGGCGCTAAAGGATGCATCTGATCAGCTTGATTTAATATCCACTTcatttccacaaaatcaagcaAGTCGGATATCTGATCATTTTGGGAGGATGGTAAAATACATTTTTGAAAAGGATTTATTGATAGAAGATCTAAACAGGAGCCTTGAGGATGCTCTTAATAAAAGAAATGATGTTGAGTCCATGCTGAGGTCTTTAAGAGGAGCAGCTTTGGTAATGACTGAAGCACACCAGCAACAATGCAGTGAAAAGGACAGAGAGATTATTCTTTTGACATCCCAATTGAATTCTAAAGTGCAAGCTGTCTCAGAATACAAGAACAAAGTTAAACATGTGGAGGATCAACTTAGAGAAACATCCACTTGTGCAACAGCTGCTTTCGTGGTTGTTAACTGGCTGTCTGAGTTACAATCCAGTTGCATTGATGCATTTAAACAAAAGGAGGTGAAGCTTGGGGAATATCTAGAAGCAAATATGCAAGAGCATAATATTTTCTGTAATCAGTCTTCAATCATTCGAAAAGAAGCTGAGCAACAGATTGAATCTCTCAAGTTAGAATTACAGGCATTGGAAGAAACCTGCAGTGGACTAAGGTTGGAGCTCTCAGAGCAGCAGAGACATGCCAGTGCTATGCAGCAGAAACTTGAAGAGCTTGAAGTGAATGACATCATGGAAACCATGGAGACACTTGAAGAGTTAAAAACTGGTGTTTCAGTAGTAAGTTCCTGCATGAATGAGCATGTAGAAAGGCATGGGAGACCTAAGAGAGATACTACCAATGAAGATCCTTCACATTTCTCTGTTAAGGAAGAATGTGAAATACGG ACAGGTGCCAATGCAAAGCAACCAGTTGACTCCTGTAAGGATGTGGAAACTGAACAGAAAGATCCTTCTTTTGAAATCCAGAAAAATATAGCTGGCCAGAAGACTCCACATGGAAGAGATGCCACCATAGCTCTTCTGAAGAAGGAAATTGTATCTGCTCTTGACAGCTTGAAGAAAGTGCAAGCTGAGATGGCCAGATTACATAATGAGAAAGAAGAGGTCTGCAAGGCTGAAAAGCAGAGTCGCGAGAGCATTGAATCTCTTTTTATTCCAATAGTTGCACTTGGAACCTCCGTAGAAAACTTTGAACAAGAAGTCAAGCTCAAAATGGAAGAAGTAGATGAAAAGCTACAACAAGTAGAATATGCCGTGCAGGAATATAGGAATTCTTGGTTTGAACAAAATGAG CTAATGGAAGCTGAACTTGGAGATGCAAAGGCAATTGCTATACAGAAAACCACTGAAGCTTCCTGTATTCTTGCTAAATTTGTAGAGGTCCAGGACACCATGAAGGATGCAGACATAATGATTAATGAGTTGATGATAGCAAATGAAGCCTTGAAGCTTGAGAATAAAGAGCTAAAGAAAAAGGAGGTGAAATTAACCAATGAAAGGGAcattttagaaaatgaaaacCATTGCTTGCAGTCTGCCAATGATCTAAAGGACTTGTATGctggaaaactggagaaagGGTTTGAATCAGATCTATCAATGGTAAAGCAGCAGGTACTGGAGTTGGAAGATATAATATCACAAGCCAATAGTTGTTGGATGGAAGAGTTTATATCTATGGCCTCTGATGTCCTTAACATAAAGTCTGACCTTCACGACACAACTGAACTGATGAGGTCATGGATTGAGGATATCTGGTCTGAGATTATTGTCAAGGATTGTGCTGTGTCTACCTTTCACCTCTGCCACTCTGGAATTCTCCTAGAAGCGGTAAATGGTTTCAACGCAGAAAATGGTCTACTGCATCATGGTCTGTGTGAATCAAATTCTGTAATAACTGAGTTGAGAGAGCACAATTTTAAAGCAAGGCAAGAGCTTGAAATGTGTAGAACTCTCAAGGGAAAGTTATTGGCCGATATCAAAGGTAGTTTTGATCGTATTTCTAGGAAAGAAGGTGAAACCAGTGAGTTGACATTAAAGCTTGCAACTTTTGAGAAGAAAATAATTGATCTACAGTTTCAGGAGGAGTTAATGTTGAAAAGATCTGATCACTTGGGGTCAGAACTGGCTGAATTGATAAAAGAAATGCATCTCAGCAACCAAAATGTATTGGCAACTCTTGTGGATCGAGAGAGATTGCTTCAGGAGAAAGAGGAGGCCATGAAATCTGCAGAAGAGGATTTTATTATGAAACTTGTTGTAAAAGATTTCGAGGTGTTCATCTTGTCAATGAAATTACAGGAGATGGCTGTCCTAATATCCAATTTTGAGAAAACTAATAGAAGTTACTGTGAAGTGGCTGAAAACTTGAAGAGAGAAATGATTCTTTATAGCCTGGATGTATCAATCAATGAATCAATATTGGTCGACAAGGAAATTGAAGTTTCTTTTCTGAAAGGAAAAGTTGAAGGAGCAGAAGAACAAGAACAAAAATTGGTGTTAGAGCTTAATGAAAAAAACTCAACAATTGCCCATTTCAATGATATCAACAAAGCTCTTGAACAAGATGTTCATTCACTAAGGGATATTGCTTGCTCCAATGAGAAATTGAAAACTGAACTTTGTGAAGTAGTTGGAACAAAGATAACTTTGTCATCCCAGGTTCAGAAACTTAACTCAGAACTAGAGAAAGtaattgaagaattgaagattaAGGAATCAGATCTTGAAGTTTCTTCCAGTCGTATCTCTGACCTTGATCAACAAAACCAGATGCTCCAGAATAGGATTTTATTGCAGGAAGAAGCGTCATGTAGACTCCAGAAAGAGTTGGAAATGAAAGATGCCGAGGTTGTGAAAATAAGCTGCCTTGGTAAGGATAATGATGCACTTCAGGGTGAGCTGAGGGGGTTGAAAGCAGAATATGGTGTACTTGTTCAGGATTTGGAGGTCATGAGAGCTGAACTTGAATCATCTTTAAATAGCAAAAGGGTGATTTCTGCTGAAAGTGATAGATTGCGAGATGCAATTTGTTCACTGGAGAATCATGTCTGCAATAATGATATCTTGATCAACAGAGTTTTCTCTGTGTTCTTGAAGAACTTTGATAAACAAGAAGGGGAATTTCATAAGATATGCGAAGAAGTGGGAAATGCATCTAGGTTTCTGGGAGAGTTTGAGTTATTAGAGAATCTTGCTAAAGAGATTGTATCACAAAATTCTTCTCTTGGGAATGAATTGTTAAGGAAGGATGACATTCTTAAGGGGCTGTTGTTTGATCTCAGCTTATTGCAGGAGTCAGCCTCAAATACTAAGGATCAAAAggataaaattgaaaacttgGTGGCTTCTTTAAATGTTTTGGAAAGTGAGTTGGAAAAAAAATCGCGTGAGCTTGATGAAATTGTTTCCAGGGATATCAAGCTTGAAGCTCAGTTGCTGGAGAACAAGAGCATAATATCTGATTTGGAGTCAGATGTCTCAAGAAAAAGTGAAGATGTAGAATTACTTTCTAGAAAAAATAATGAGCTATTAGCAAGTATCAATGATGTCTTAGAAGAAAAAACCTTAATGGAAGAAGAATTAACAGAACAAAGGAAGGTCAGTGAAAACTTAGAAAATGAACTCTCTGAAATGGGTTCTGCTCTTTTAGAAATGAACAATTCAATTGAGTCCCTAAGGAGAAACTTGAATCTGGTTACTTGTGAGAAGGATGATCTCAGTGGGGAACTTCTTGCTTTGAAGAAGAAGCTTGAGATGGCACAAGTGCTTGCTGAGGAAAATGAAGCAGTTGCTTTAGAAGCTAAAGAG TTAGCAGAAATCAGAAAACTCTATGCTgaagagaaagaagaggagGTAAAACTATTAGAGCGGTCTATTGAAGAGTTAGACTGCACAGTAAATGTGCTTGAAAACAAG GTTGGCATTATCAAAGAAGAAGCTGAGCGGCAACGGTTACAAAGAGAGGAACTTGAAATGGAACTGCATAATGTCAAACAACAAATGCTTGGTGTTAAAAGCAGTGATGCTGATGCGAAAAG AAATTTGGATGAAAAAGAGAAGAATCTTCTAGAAGCCTCTCAGCGCATCCAAATCCTTGAGAAAGAGATAGCTTTGAGAGATGCTGAA ATTGCTCAATGCAAGGGTCATATCTCTGAATTGAATTTGCATGCTGAGGCACAGGCTAGTGAGTACAAGGAAAAG TTCAAGACATTGGAAGCGATGGCTGAGAAAGTCAAGTTGGATGTCCATGCCACCCAAGGCTCAACTTCATCATCAAACAAATTGGAGAAAAATGCTTTGAAGCCCAGAGGTTCTGGTTCTCCTTTCAAATGCATTGGGATAGGATTGGTTCAGCAATTGAAGTCTGAGAGGGATGAGGATCTAACAGCAGAAAAGCATCGAATTGAAGAACTTGAGGCTCTAGCTGCAAGTAGACAAAAGGAG ATATTCATGCTGAATTCAAGATTAGCTGCTGCAGAAAGCATGACCCATGACGTAATACGCGATCTATTGGGTCTAAAACTAGACATGAATAGTTATGcg ACTTTGCTGGATAATCACCAAGTGCAAATGTTAGCAGAGAAGGCTCAACTTCACAATGTAGATGCTGTGGCTAAG GAGCAGGAGGTAAATAAGTTGAAGCAACAGCTAAATGAATTTATCGAGGAGAGGAAAGG ATGGCTAGAAGAAATTGAGAGAAAACAAGCTGAGATGATGGCTGCAAAGGTTGCACTAGAAAAGTTGCACGAGCGAGATCAAATGCTTACAACTGAAAATGAAATGATTAAG ATGGAGAACATTAATCATAAGAAAAGGGTTATGGAACTTGAAGCAGAAGTAAAGAAGCTGTCTGGGCAGCAAAACCTCCATCAACGCATCCATCATCATGCAAAAATCAAG GAAGAAAACAATACGCTGAAGAATGAGAATGATGACCTTACTTTTAAGCTGCGGAAAACAGAAGCAATTCTTGCACGTGTTCGGGAAGAGCTAGCTCACTTCCGTGCATCTAATGGGAGAAGCCCCCACTTTAATTTTGAAGAGGAACAACGGTTAGAGATCAAACTGAAG gaaagagaagaagaaaaacttcAATTGGCTCAGAAGTTACTAGGCTTGTGCTCCAGTGTGTTGAAG GCTGCTGGAATAAAAAGACAGACATCTGAGGTAAACCTGCCTATGGCCGAAGAAGCACTTGAGCAGCTGAAGAATAGAGTTGATTCACTGGAGAGAGAGTTGCACGACGTCAAACTCAAG aataaaatgagTAATGAACGACAGCGACTATCTGAGCTGATGCCCCAAACTTCAGCTAGAAGTTCAATGGCAGATGAGAATGGACAAAATCCAAATAGATCACCATTTCTTACTGCTTTGGACAGATGA